A window from Listeria seeligeri serovar 1/2b str. SLCC3954 encodes these proteins:
- a CDS encoding FadR/GntR family transcriptional regulator produces MVEKLERKSLAEQVYEQIKVEITTGTWKIGERIPKEADLMSQFGISRNTLREAIRALAHIGLLETKQGDGTFVRNDSELKVIVQKRVQESSVQEILEIRHALDREAVILACTRRTKQDLQDMDKYMKLCLEASTKKDISMFVKADAALHLTIVKAAHNKLLLDMYANILEDIQFSITSTTEINPSENKHHGHTALVTAIKAQDKESAAHEVTEYITYFQQVAAKNGENNEFRFNE; encoded by the coding sequence ATGGTAGAAAAATTAGAACGGAAATCGTTAGCTGAACAGGTTTACGAACAAATAAAAGTGGAAATCACGACCGGCACTTGGAAAATTGGTGAACGCATTCCTAAAGAAGCTGATTTAATGAGTCAATTTGGCATTAGTAGAAATACTCTGCGTGAGGCCATTCGTGCACTTGCTCATATTGGATTACTAGAAACGAAGCAAGGGGATGGCACTTTTGTCCGCAATGATAGCGAACTTAAGGTAATTGTGCAAAAACGTGTACAAGAATCTTCAGTTCAAGAAATACTTGAAATCAGACATGCGCTTGACCGAGAAGCTGTTATTTTGGCATGCACGCGCCGCACCAAACAAGATTTACAAGATATGGACAAATATATGAAGCTTTGTCTGGAAGCAAGTACTAAAAAAGACATTTCTATGTTTGTAAAAGCCGATGCCGCTTTACATTTAACAATTGTAAAAGCTGCTCATAACAAGTTGCTGCTTGATATGTATGCGAATATTTTGGAAGATATCCAGTTTTCCATTACTAGTACAACAGAAATTAACCCAAGTGAGAATAAACATCATGGTCATACTGCTCTTGTAACAGCCATAAAAGCACAAGATAAAGAAAGCGCAGCACATGAAGTAACGGAATATATTACCTACTTCCAACAAGTTGCTGCAAAGAATGGAGAAAATAATGAATTCAGATTTAACGAATGA
- a CDS encoding DUF3006 domain-containing protein: MKKAILDRIEDGKAVFLLEPDNTEWLVEKTMLDDAIKEGDVVTISDTNEISKQPQETEDMKKRIAEKLEKLRGKN; encoded by the coding sequence TTGAAAAAAGCGATTTTAGATAGAATCGAGGATGGAAAAGCCGTTTTTCTATTGGAACCAGATAATACGGAATGGCTAGTAGAAAAAACGATGCTTGATGACGCAATAAAAGAAGGGGATGTAGTGACTATTTCAGATACAAATGAAATATCAAAACAACCCCAAGAAACAGAAGATATGAAAAAACGCATTGCTGAAAAACTAGAAAAACTACGCGGGAAAAACTGA
- a CDS encoding HesB/YadR/YfhF family protein: MNIEVTDQANKWFHDEFNVADGNGIRLFAKYGGSNSSLHPGFSIGLAAEKPQEAAVSEKKEDLVFFIEDHDYWYFKEHDWKIDYEPKTEEVSFSFKEKVK, translated from the coding sequence ATGAATATCGAGGTAACGGACCAAGCAAATAAATGGTTTCATGATGAGTTTAATGTAGCTGATGGAAATGGAATCAGACTTTTTGCTAAATATGGTGGTTCAAATAGTTCCTTGCACCCTGGTTTCTCAATTGGTTTAGCCGCCGAAAAGCCGCAAGAAGCAGCAGTTTCCGAGAAGAAAGAAGATTTAGTTTTCTTCATTGAAGATCATGATTATTGGTATTTCAAAGAACATGATTGGAAAATTGACTATGAACCAAAAACCGAAGAAGTATCATTTTCCTTTAAAGAAAAAGTAAAATGA
- the fri gene encoding non-heme iron-binding ferritin Fri: MKTINSVDTKEFLNHQVANLNVFTVKIHQIHWYMRGHNFFTLHEKMDDLYSEFGEQMDEVAERLLAIGGSPFSTLKEFLENASVEEAPYTKPKTMDQLMEDLVGTLELLRDEYKQGIELTDKEGDNVTNDMLIAFKASIDKHIWMFKAFLGKAPLE, translated from the coding sequence ATGAAAACAATTAATTCAGTAGACACAAAGGAATTTTTAAATCATCAAGTAGCCAATTTAAACGTATTCACGGTCAAAATCCATCAAATCCACTGGTATATGAGAGGCCACAATTTCTTCACTTTACATGAAAAAATGGATGATTTATATAGTGAATTCGGTGAACAAATGGATGAAGTAGCAGAACGTTTACTTGCAATCGGTGGTAGCCCATTCTCTACACTAAAAGAGTTTTTAGAAAATGCAAGTGTGGAAGAAGCTCCTTACACTAAACCAAAAACAATGGATCAATTAATGGAAGATTTAGTTGGTACACTAGAATTACTTAGAGACGAATATAAACAAGGTATTGAGCTAACTGACAAAGAAGGCGACAATGTAACAAACGATATGCTAATTGCTTTCAAAGCAAGTATTGATAAACATATCTGGATGTTCAAAGCATTCTTAGGTAAAGCACCTTTAGAATAA
- the trmL gene encoding tRNA (uridine(34)/cytosine(34)/5-carboxymethylaminomethyluridine(34)-2'-O)-methyltransferase TrmL has protein sequence MPNHIVLYQPEIPANTGNISRTCAGTDTYLHLIRPLGFSTDDKMLKRAGLDYWDNVKLTYYDSMDEFFEKNHGGEFYYITKFGRHLYSDIDYSDTAKDYFFIFGKETTGLPDELLQANEEHCLRIPMTDHIRSLNLSNTAAVLAYEALRQQNFGALLQEPNYDKKIFQD, from the coding sequence ATGCCAAATCATATTGTGCTATATCAACCAGAAATCCCTGCAAATACCGGAAATATCTCAAGAACTTGTGCTGGAACAGATACTTATTTACACTTAATTCGACCACTTGGTTTTTCGACAGATGATAAAATGTTAAAACGAGCAGGTCTGGACTACTGGGATAATGTAAAACTTACTTATTATGATTCAATGGACGAGTTTTTTGAGAAAAATCATGGTGGAGAATTCTACTATATTACTAAATTTGGTCGCCATCTTTATAGCGACATTGATTATAGCGATACGGCGAAAGATTACTTTTTTATTTTCGGAAAAGAAACTACTGGTTTACCAGATGAACTTTTACAAGCAAATGAAGAGCATTGTTTGCGAATTCCTATGACTGACCATATTCGCTCGCTTAATTTGTCGAATACAGCAGCTGTTTTAGCATATGAAGCACTTCGTCAGCAAAATTTTGGTGCGTTACTTCAAGAGCCGAATTATGATAAAAAGATTTTTCAAGATTAA
- a CDS encoding low molecular weight protein-tyrosine-phosphatase — MVKVVFVCLGNICRSPMAEGLFRAEVEKAGLTDKIVIDSAATGTWNLGKPPHRGTKEILKKHHVDYQSMKARKISATDFAEADFIIGMDQQNLSDLRSLANDSNATIRSLMSFVPGQEDKDIPDPYYTGDFNETEQMVTAGVKALFKFITKKME; from the coding sequence TTGGTAAAAGTAGTATTTGTATGTTTAGGGAATATTTGCCGTTCTCCTATGGCTGAAGGACTTTTCCGTGCAGAGGTGGAAAAAGCTGGGTTGACGGATAAAATAGTGATTGATTCTGCTGCGACTGGAACATGGAACTTAGGCAAGCCACCGCATAGAGGAACGAAAGAAATTTTGAAAAAACATCATGTGGATTACCAATCTATGAAAGCTAGAAAAATTTCTGCTACTGATTTTGCAGAAGCTGATTTTATTATTGGAATGGATCAACAAAATTTAAGTGATTTGCGCTCCCTTGCAAATGATTCAAATGCAACCATTCGATCACTGATGTCCTTTGTTCCCGGTCAAGAAGACAAAGACATTCCCGATCCTTACTACACAGGTGACTTTAATGAAACGGAACAAATGGTAACTGCAGGTGTGAAAGCTTTATTTAAATTTATTACGAAAAAAATGGAATAA
- a CDS encoding CynX/NimT family MFS transporter: MNSDLTNEKILTRSSKVMLIIGIILIAANLRTPITSVGPLMGMIQSDLHLTNTMAGLVTTIPLLAFAGLSPFVSKLSRALGIEVLLFIALLTLVIGSFLRPFGGEVNLFVGTFLIGLAIAVGNVLLPSLIKKEFPFKLGLMTGVYSISMNLCSAIAAGLTVPIAMNNQFSWRGSMIFWAVLGILAFIIWLPQLKYNQKSTVKIASHLATTSVWKSPLAWKISLFMGSQSAIYYISIAWLPNILADQGLSGTSSGLMLSLMQFAVMPVTFIIPIIAGRMKNQQLLVGISVSLFLIGILGIMFADGNLFILSIVIILYGIGSGMSFSLSMMFFNLRTTSATESADLSGMAQSIGYLFAASGPILFGTLHDLLGSWQPTLFVLIGISLLMLYCGLDAGRNKFLFSKGK, translated from the coding sequence ATGAATTCAGATTTAACGAATGAAAAAATCCTTACTCGTTCAAGTAAGGTGATGCTTATTATTGGTATTATTTTAATTGCTGCAAATTTACGAACACCTATTACTTCAGTTGGTCCACTAATGGGGATGATTCAATCTGATTTGCATTTAACCAATACGATGGCTGGGCTAGTTACAACGATTCCACTACTTGCATTTGCTGGTTTATCGCCATTTGTCTCTAAACTCAGCCGGGCTCTTGGGATTGAAGTACTGCTTTTTATTGCACTTTTAACACTTGTAATTGGTAGCTTTCTTCGTCCATTTGGCGGAGAAGTCAACTTGTTTGTAGGAACTTTTCTAATTGGACTAGCGATTGCGGTTGGAAATGTACTTTTACCTAGTTTAATAAAAAAAGAATTTCCATTTAAATTGGGGTTAATGACAGGGGTTTATTCTATCTCAATGAATTTATGTTCGGCAATTGCTGCTGGTTTAACGGTTCCAATTGCAATGAATAATCAATTTAGCTGGAGAGGAAGTATGATTTTCTGGGCAGTTTTGGGTATTTTGGCTTTCATTATTTGGTTGCCTCAATTGAAGTACAATCAAAAAAGCACTGTGAAAATAGCCTCTCACCTAGCGACAACTTCTGTGTGGAAATCACCACTCGCTTGGAAAATTTCGCTGTTTATGGGATCTCAGTCGGCGATTTATTATATTTCGATTGCTTGGTTGCCAAATATTTTAGCAGATCAAGGGTTATCAGGTACTTCTAGTGGCTTAATGTTGTCGTTGATGCAATTTGCGGTTATGCCAGTAACTTTCATTATCCCAATTATTGCTGGACGAATGAAAAATCAACAGTTACTTGTTGGTATTTCTGTTTCACTATTTTTAATTGGAATTTTAGGGATTATGTTTGCGGATGGAAATTTATTTATTTTGTCGATTGTTATCATTTTGTATGGTATTGGTTCGGGGATGTCCTTCAGCCTTTCAATGATGTTCTTTAATTTGCGAACGACTAGTGCTACTGAATCAGCGGATTTGTCCGGAATGGCACAATCGATTGGTTACTTATTTGCAGCTTCCGGTCCGATTCTTTTCGGAACTTTGCACGATTTACTTGGTAGCTGGCAACCGACATTATTCGTTTTAATCGGTATTTCTCTGTTAATGCTATATTGTGGCCTAGATGCTGGCCGAAATAAATTTTTGTTTTCAAAAGGAAAATAA
- a CDS encoding lmo0937 family membrane protein — translation MLGIIWGIIVILLVVWLIGIIFHIAGGLINILLVIVLILVIWNLIQMARNKRK, via the coding sequence ATGTTAGGAATTATTTGGGGAATTATTGTTATCTTGCTCGTTGTTTGGTTAATTGGAATTATTTTCCATATTGCGGGTGGATTAATTAATATCTTGCTCGTAATTGTATTAATACTCGTTATTTGGAATCTAATTCAAATGGCTAGAAACAAGCGAAAATAA
- a CDS encoding HSP90 family protein, with amino-acid sequence MDYSHRFQVNLAGMIDILSNHLYDEKDVYIRELLQNATDAIRARKKLEPSIEGKIHVSLSGKADEKTLILEDNGIGLTEEEVHAFLATIANSSKGEKKFEGQEANDFIGRFGIGLLSCFIVSDEIVMISTSKKNNETTEWRGKADGTYSVRKLETETREPGTQVYLRLRAGLEDHPECEETEYLINTLKKYGSSLESTIIIEKDGYEKRINEWTKQFSDKATLFSLSREQIIRYGEHLLGTRFEDYFLIENTSGRTFGIAYMIPYTVQMNAVRKQTVFLNNMFVTSEANNVLPDWAFFAECVLWTDELQPVASRESFYKNERLTTVATELGAALKKGIETLPEKALTKLLMTHYLGFKALASEGAPFLQLIYPYLTFRTLNGEEKLADILKEETTIYYTFSVDDFRQMSDIARSSGMTLINGGYSYDTPILAQLNHLLAETNFVLIQPEEITDKLFPMTLEEEAAYQPILREMNEMMAEFDADVTIKHFEPQSLPIIFIHSTATQATRELERAVEETSSVFSDILESIQKEQAPAPLAHLYLNLDNELIKRLFTSGKTVDELSVIVNVLYIQALLLGHYPLKRKEMELMNQNMLRILEML; translated from the coding sequence ATGGATTATTCACACCGTTTTCAAGTGAATTTAGCGGGTATGATTGATATCCTCTCAAATCACTTATATGACGAAAAAGATGTTTATATTCGCGAATTATTGCAAAATGCTACTGATGCCATTCGAGCTAGGAAAAAGTTAGAGCCTAGTATAGAAGGGAAAATTCATGTCTCCTTGTCTGGTAAGGCTGATGAAAAAACATTGATTTTAGAAGATAATGGTATTGGTTTAACTGAAGAAGAGGTACATGCGTTTCTGGCAACTATTGCTAATTCATCTAAAGGCGAGAAAAAATTTGAAGGACAAGAAGCAAATGACTTTATTGGCCGCTTTGGGATTGGCTTGCTTTCTTGTTTTATTGTAAGTGATGAAATTGTCATGATTTCCACCTCGAAAAAAAATAACGAAACAACTGAGTGGCGTGGTAAAGCAGATGGAACCTACTCTGTCCGTAAACTAGAAACAGAAACTCGCGAACCAGGAACACAAGTATATTTACGTCTGCGTGCTGGTTTAGAAGATCATCCTGAATGCGAGGAAACAGAATATCTAATTAATACACTCAAAAAATATGGTTCGTCTCTAGAAAGTACTATTATAATAGAAAAAGATGGTTATGAAAAACGTATCAATGAGTGGACCAAACAATTTTCTGATAAAGCGACTTTGTTTAGCCTTTCAAGAGAACAAATTATCCGTTACGGCGAACATTTACTTGGAACACGTTTTGAAGATTATTTTTTAATAGAAAATACATCTGGTCGAACGTTTGGTATCGCTTATATGATTCCTTATACAGTTCAAATGAATGCAGTTCGGAAACAAACGGTATTTTTAAATAATATGTTTGTTACAAGTGAAGCAAATAATGTACTGCCTGATTGGGCGTTTTTTGCAGAATGTGTGCTTTGGACGGACGAACTTCAACCAGTAGCCTCACGAGAATCATTTTATAAAAACGAGCGCTTAACGACTGTCGCAACTGAACTTGGTGCCGCCTTAAAAAAAGGAATCGAAACTTTGCCGGAAAAAGCCCTCACTAAATTACTGATGACGCATTACCTTGGATTTAAAGCACTCGCAAGTGAAGGTGCTCCCTTTTTACAACTGATTTATCCATATTTGACGTTTAGAACACTGAACGGGGAAGAAAAATTAGCAGATATATTGAAAGAGGAAACAACTATTTATTATACCTTCTCTGTCGATGATTTTAGACAAATGTCTGATATTGCTCGTTCTAGTGGAATGACGCTAATAAATGGTGGATATTCTTATGATACGCCTATTTTGGCACAGCTAAACCATTTGCTTGCTGAAACGAATTTTGTTTTAATTCAACCAGAAGAAATAACAGATAAGCTTTTTCCAATGACGTTAGAAGAAGAAGCTGCTTATCAGCCAATTTTACGGGAAATGAACGAAATGATGGCGGAATTTGATGCGGATGTAACAATTAAACATTTTGAACCGCAAAGTTTGCCGATAATTTTCATTCATTCTACTGCCACTCAGGCGACTCGTGAATTGGAACGTGCGGTGGAAGAAACTAGTTCTGTTTTCAGTGATATTCTAGAAAGCATTCAAAAAGAACAAGCCCCTGCCCCGCTCGCTCATTTGTATTTAAATTTGGATAATGAATTGATTAAACGACTTTTTACATCTGGTAAAACAGTGGATGAACTTAGTGTTATCGTCAATGTGCTATATATTCAAGCGTTGTTGCTCGGCCATTATCCACTTAAACGTAAAGAAATGGAATTAATGAACCAAAATATGTTAAGAATTTTAGAAATGCTATAG
- the queG gene encoding tRNA epoxyqueuosine(34) reductase QueG, translating to MTTKTDYTILKKELIAYAHEIGIQKIGFTTADPFLFLKERLLKAEALDLFTGFEHPVIDERVYPELIFKEPQSIIAIALAYPSKLKEAPISKKEGRRGVFARASWGIDYHTILREKLALLETFLAERLPEVRMKSMVDTGELSDVAVAERAGIGWRGKNTLLITPEYGSWVYLGEMITNIPFEPDQPASDLCGSCNQCVKACPTGSLLGEGKMNPKICLSYLTQTKDFLDEKYREVLHNRLYGCDTCQVVCPYNRGHDFHFHEEMEPDPELVRPELKPLLKISNRAFKEQFGDMAGSWRGKKPIQRNAIIILARYKDKTAIPDLIDCLQNDPRPVIRGTAGWALLKIGGTEAEQAVNEALQTEEDEQVRKELTAIPN from the coding sequence GTGACTACGAAAACAGATTATACCATACTAAAAAAAGAATTAATCGCTTATGCACATGAGATTGGTATTCAAAAAATTGGCTTCACGACCGCAGACCCATTTTTATTTTTGAAGGAGCGTTTGCTAAAAGCTGAAGCATTAGATTTATTTACAGGTTTTGAGCATCCAGTTATTGATGAACGGGTTTATCCCGAACTTATTTTCAAAGAGCCACAGTCCATTATTGCTATTGCACTTGCCTATCCATCTAAATTAAAAGAAGCACCGATAAGTAAAAAAGAAGGAAGACGGGGCGTGTTCGCTAGAGCTTCGTGGGGAATTGATTACCATACTATTTTACGAGAAAAATTAGCTTTATTAGAAACCTTTTTAGCAGAGCGGCTACCAGAAGTACGAATGAAGTCAATGGTCGACACAGGGGAACTTTCTGATGTGGCAGTGGCTGAACGAGCAGGAATTGGCTGGCGTGGCAAGAATACGTTGCTAATTACACCGGAATACGGCTCCTGGGTCTACTTAGGCGAAATGATAACCAATATTCCTTTTGAACCTGATCAGCCAGCTAGCGACCTGTGTGGTAGTTGTAATCAATGTGTAAAAGCTTGTCCGACTGGTTCACTGCTAGGCGAAGGGAAAATGAATCCGAAAATATGTTTAAGCTATCTCACTCAGACGAAAGACTTCTTAGATGAAAAATATCGCGAAGTATTGCATAATCGTTTGTATGGTTGTGATACTTGCCAAGTCGTTTGTCCGTATAATCGGGGACATGATTTTCACTTTCATGAAGAAATGGAGCCAGACCCAGAACTTGTTCGACCAGAGCTAAAACCACTACTTAAAATATCCAACCGAGCTTTTAAAGAACAGTTCGGCGATATGGCCGGTTCGTGGCGGGGGAAGAAGCCAATTCAGCGCAATGCGATCATTATTTTAGCGCGTTATAAAGATAAAACAGCCATTCCTGATTTAATTGACTGCTTACAGAATGACCCAAGACCTGTTATCCGCGGAACTGCAGGCTGGGCATTACTTAAAATTGGTGGAACAGAAGCTGAGCAAGCTGTCAATGAAGCGCTCCAAACCGAAGAAGACGAACAAGTACGTAAAGAGTTAACAGCTATACCAAATTAA
- the nfsA gene encoding oxygen-insensitive NADPH nitroreductase: MNQVVNTILGHYSVRKFADKALTEETLATLIKSAQAASTSSFVQAYSIIGVSDKQTREKLSVIAGNQPYTVETGQLFIFVADLARHHAILEKEGSDVGALSTSEKWLVAVIDAALAAQNMAIAAESLDLGICYIGGIRNDVEKVAEILELPPYTIPLFGLTVGHADTKQEIAKPRLPQELIYHQNTYQQINTVALEEYDDQIKQYYHERTAGKRVESWSEQIARGLGRENRLDLKAFLEKQHLNQK, translated from the coding sequence ATGAATCAAGTAGTAAATACAATACTTGGCCATTACTCTGTTCGAAAATTTGCAGATAAAGCATTAACAGAAGAAACATTAGCCACATTAATCAAAAGCGCACAGGCCGCTTCTACGTCTAGTTTTGTCCAAGCCTATTCGATTATCGGTGTTTCAGATAAACAAACTCGTGAAAAACTTTCTGTAATCGCTGGAAATCAGCCTTATACAGTTGAAACAGGCCAATTATTTATTTTTGTAGCAGATTTAGCGCGACATCACGCAATTTTGGAGAAAGAAGGAAGCGATGTAGGTGCTTTATCAACCTCCGAAAAATGGCTTGTTGCTGTTATCGATGCCGCATTAGCAGCGCAAAACATGGCTATCGCAGCAGAATCACTTGATTTAGGAATTTGCTACATTGGTGGAATTAGAAATGACGTCGAGAAAGTGGCAGAAATCCTAGAGTTGCCACCTTATACAATACCGCTATTTGGTTTAACAGTTGGGCATGCTGATACAAAACAAGAAATCGCAAAACCAAGATTACCCCAAGAATTAATTTATCATCAAAACACCTATCAACAAATAAACACAGTAGCTTTAGAGGAATACGATGACCAAATAAAACAATATTATCATGAAAGAACAGCAGGGAAACGTGTAGAAAGTTGGTCTGAACAAATCGCTCGTGGCTTAGGACGGGAAAACCGATTAGATTTAAAAGCTTTCTTAGAAAAACAACATTTAAATCAAAAATAA
- a CDS encoding MBL fold metallo-hydrolase: MAKKLIICISLMALFLGGCSFSEQPEKTTNLTEKTLTGAAFQFFDVGQGDSTLIQSEDGTTILIDTGRQDDDRILTYLKEAKVKKIDLLLLTHPHADHIGNADKIIATYKPKEIWMNGLTFSSSIYEKVIDAALASDAAYKEPRRGDTAKFGPFNLTVLSPDKLENDANNDSIAVKISYKDISAIFTGDAEKGREKEMVASDADLEADILDLGHHGSSTSNQPFFLDKVNPQVAVYSAELANSYGHPHVEVLEWLKERNIETYGTDVNGTVIIETDGEKIHVKTEKEGTPKPGSSYNKTNGTQKTEEATSEELPETININTASSEELELLPLIGPALAEKIIAERPYQSIDDLKKINGIGDGIVRQIKEQGIAVTK; this comes from the coding sequence ATGGCAAAGAAATTAATAATATGTATTAGCTTAATGGCTTTATTTTTAGGAGGCTGTAGTTTTTCAGAGCAACCAGAAAAAACAACTAATTTAACAGAAAAAACATTAACAGGTGCAGCATTTCAATTTTTTGATGTTGGACAAGGGGATAGCACGCTCATTCAGTCAGAAGATGGTACGACAATTCTGATTGATACAGGTAGACAAGACGATGACCGGATTTTAACTTATTTAAAAGAAGCAAAAGTTAAAAAGATAGATTTACTGTTGCTAACACACCCACATGCTGATCATATCGGCAATGCGGATAAAATAATCGCTACATATAAACCTAAGGAAATTTGGATGAATGGGTTAACTTTCTCGAGTAGTATTTACGAAAAGGTAATTGATGCGGCACTTGCTTCGGACGCTGCTTACAAAGAGCCAAGACGAGGTGATACAGCAAAGTTTGGACCATTTAATTTAACCGTCCTTAGCCCAGACAAATTAGAAAATGACGCCAATAACGATTCGATTGCGGTAAAAATTTCTTATAAAGATATTTCTGCCATTTTTACTGGTGATGCGGAAAAAGGGCGGGAAAAAGAAATGGTAGCGAGTGATGCTGATTTGGAAGCAGATATTTTGGACTTAGGGCATCATGGTTCTTCTACATCCAATCAACCTTTTTTCCTGGATAAAGTAAATCCTCAAGTTGCCGTTTACTCTGCAGAACTTGCAAACAGCTACGGTCATCCCCATGTAGAGGTACTAGAATGGCTAAAAGAGCGCAACATTGAAACCTATGGAACGGATGTAAATGGTACAGTCATCATCGAAACGGATGGCGAAAAAATCCACGTAAAAACAGAAAAAGAAGGTACACCAAAACCTGGAAGTAGCTACAATAAAACAAATGGGACTCAAAAAACGGAAGAAGCCACTTCCGAAGAATTACCAGAAACTATCAATATTAATACTGCTTCAAGCGAAGAACTGGAATTACTACCACTTATCGGTCCAGCGCTTGCAGAAAAAATTATTGCAGAACGTCCTTATCAATCAATTGATGATTTGAAAAAAATTAACGGCATTGGCGATGGAATCGTGCGGCAAATTAAAGAACAAGGCATTGCCGTCACAAAGTAG
- a CDS encoding SMI1/KNR4 family protein, which produces MSIWVKDGHEGATNQAILAKETELGVALPVEYKQLLQQQNGGLIRKNHFKTTEPTSYGLDFGEIYYLAGLNELLPAIPEQKDVELAGKQIFFHQDEARYIGFSYSNDNENPSIIYVDFETLQTLIVAENWTDFLEQLYFSPFPIDLAERFPRKKLDQILASSNVQKIKQLMEILEDYGDKSWYLETLIALLKKQEIPYNLIAYSLFENQLIYFRRKLVPELVKTIFHLLSKSDGINGNELALLKKEWTD; this is translated from the coding sequence ATGAGTATTTGGGTGAAAGATGGCCACGAAGGTGCGACAAATCAAGCTATTTTAGCAAAAGAAACCGAACTTGGAGTCGCTTTGCCAGTTGAATATAAACAATTATTACAGCAACAAAATGGTGGGCTCATTAGGAAAAACCATTTTAAAACAACGGAACCTACTTCTTACGGGCTTGATTTTGGCGAAATTTATTATCTTGCGGGTTTAAATGAATTGCTGCCTGCTATTCCAGAACAAAAAGATGTGGAACTTGCTGGAAAACAAATATTTTTTCATCAGGATGAAGCTCGTTATATTGGCTTTTCTTACAGTAATGATAATGAAAATCCAAGTATTATTTATGTGGATTTTGAAACTTTACAGACCCTTATCGTGGCAGAAAATTGGACGGATTTTTTGGAGCAGCTCTATTTCAGTCCATTTCCGATTGATTTAGCTGAACGTTTTCCACGGAAGAAATTAGATCAGATTCTCGCTTCAAGCAATGTACAAAAAATCAAGCAATTAATGGAGATATTAGAGGATTATGGGGATAAAAGCTGGTATTTGGAAACATTGATTGCGCTTTTGAAAAAACAAGAAATCCCCTATAATTTAATTGCTTACAGTTTATTTGAAAATCAATTAATTTATTTCCGGCGCAAACTTGTCCCTGAACTAGTAAAGACTATTTTTCATCTACTTTCAAAAAGTGACGGGATTAATGGAAACGAATTAGCTTTGTTAAAAAAAGAATGGACCGATTGA